The genomic region TTCGTTTGGGGTGATAGAGGGGTTCGACGGCTGTTCGATCCTGTCTGAATGATGGCTCTTACGGATGCACAACGCAAGAGTCAGCTTTGACGATCTTCGAAGCTTCTCACTATACCCAGTGGACGGTGTGACTTGCTGCTATCAGCGCTATGAGTCCGGTCCTCAGAAGAAGTCGTTGAAGCATTTAAACCAGCAGATCAGTCCATCGCAGCAGTCACTCACTGGCTTACCAGCAGCGGCAACATCCACCCAGATCGTATCTCCCTGACCTCGAACAAAGCTTGGTTGGCTCTTAACGTCTCCGTGGCGGAAGCGGAGGACTTACTCCACACCAAGTATTACTGGCATGGCCCAGACGGCAACTTGGCAGGCTGTGATGACTATCGAATTCCCCAGCACCTTGAGGAGCATATCGATCTCATAGTCCCGGGCGTCAAAAGTCCCCCATCGCAATGAGACAGCCCGGCACAGTCCCATAGACAGTCGCAACCACCTGTGGTTGGATCCGCCAGGCTCGCCGTGAACAGCGCTTCCTCGACCGCCAACTGTTCCAACAGTGTCACTCAAGCTTGCCTTCAAGCTCTGTACCAGTTTGAGACACTTCCGAAGAATGCACCTGTATCTTCAGCAAATCGCCTGGGTATACTGCAGTTTGGCTACTACGCAAAGGAGGACCTGGACAGCTACTTCTCCCAATTCGCTCCTTGGGTACCACAGGGCACTGAACCAATCAACCAGGGTATCAACGGTGGTTGCCCGTCGACCAACGTCTCCTGTGCATCTGGGGAGACAGAGCTGGATTTCGAGATGTCTATGCCCATCATCTACCCCCAGTCGACAGTGGACTACTCAATATACAACTACCACTACGCAGACGGCGGTACTGGCAGCTTCAACACCTGGCTTGATGCACTAGATGGATCATACTGTCACTACACTGCATTCGGCGAGACTGGCGATGACCCTGCGATTGATCCCGCTTATCCCGACGCGAGCGGTTACAATCATCCTCAGCAATGCGGTGTGTACAAACCTGCAAACGTGATCCCCATAGCTTGGGGCAATGGCGAGCAAGTGTTACCCGCTTCTTACCAGCGGCGGATGTGCAATGAGTTCACGAAGCTTGGCATGCAAGGCGTTGCTCTCTTGCAAGCGTCCGGAGATTTCGGCGTGGCTCCGAATCCAAGCAGTACCGACAGCGGCTGCCTCAAGGACGGCACGGTCTTCAATGTCGAGTGAGTAGTCCCAATCTCGAGGTTTTTCCACTCGCTAACAACCAGTAGGTTCCCAAACTTGTGCCCGTACATAACTTCCGTGGGTGGCACGCAGATCGAGCCTGGCAAAACCGTCCACGACCCTGAAGGAGCCTACCATGTCCCGACTAGTGATCCTGCCATCACGTATGCTGGAGGCGGCGGATTTTCCAATCTATGCACGGCCCCCGATTATCAGAAATCAACCCTCGACGCTTAATTCCAAAACCACAACCCACCATATGAGTACTACACAGACGGCAACTGCAACACAAGCTCCGGTGTTTACAACCGCAACGGTCACGGTCTTCCAGACGTCGCTGCCAACGCCGTCAACATCACCGTCGTGATCGACGGCAATACGTAAGAGTATGGAGCAGATTGAATGCATAGAGAGCAATTTTTAAGGGTCCGCGAAGGTGTCGCACAGGCCTTATTCTCAACTGTATATCGCCACTAGAAGGTGTAATTACTGTCTTAATATCGTGTCTATATTCTACTAACGCGTATTACCTCTTTTAGTTTTATTAGTATGCCCTTAATATATTTAATAAACTAGCAGGGGTCTATTTTATTctatagctcttatataatTGCCTTTAAGTCCTTAATCTTCGTAGGGAACGGCTCTATCTATAAGATACGTGCCTTTATCTATTACTATACCTTCTTAATTAGATTAAGGTCCGGTAAAGAAGGTAGCTAGTTTTCTAATAGCCTATAGGTAAGATTAAGCTTCTTCCGTACCTTCTTAGCCTAGTTAAGATAATGCTTTGCTCTATCTTCTATAAAGATAAGGTTCTTATCCTCTATAATATACTAAACAATATTATTAGAATCTAATTAGAGTAGTCCTATAAGTTAATCCCTTGTTTACCGTACTtatactttataaagacTAGTTTAGACTTAAAGCCCTATCTAATAGTACCCTAAACTATAAATAATAATCTCCCTAAGTAGTAGATAGACTATATAtagtcttagtactaggctTCCTTCAAAGAGCGTATAATATAAAGCCGCCTACGCTTACTAACTATAAAGGAGGATGTTAAATAGGTTCGGAttgatagtagcggagtggagtaagagattaatcttcaactgactaatagcacgagtatgcagcaatatattaggaactaatgtgttgattgtgttagatgtctatctaagctaaaggggagagaaagtatctccctataagctaagtcatcgtagatgccttaggctactagatcacttcctgattgttgactccctttaagatgctacatcttaacactctaactcatctcgtataggaggttacagtctgcttacttcctgtcaatagtacttggacctttttataataggttaagctagcttacaaacctctagaagtgtagactagtctttagttttgtaaacccgtctacaactatcttagaggttagggtgtacttaatagcaataagcctcctctactaaagtttcctaacagcgttataggcaatgtcaatgtgcttcgacttgttataAACATATACATCTTTTACTAGGGTAAGG from Fulvia fulva chromosome 2, complete sequence harbors:
- a CDS encoding Aorsin produces the protein MMALTDAQRKTDQSIAAVTHWLTSSGNIHPDRISLTSNKAWLALNVSVAEAEDLLHTKYYWHGPDGNLAGCDDYRIPQHLEEHIDLISQPPVVGSARLAVNSASSTANCSNSVTQACLQALYQFETLPKNAPVSSANRLGILQFGYYAKEDLDSYFSQFAPWVPQGTEPINQGINGGCPSTNVSCASGETELDFEMSMPIIYPQSTVDYSIYNYHYADGGTGSFNTWLDALDGSYCHYTAFGETGDDPAIDPAYPDASGYNHPQQCGVYKPANVIPIAWGNGEQVLPASYQRRMCNEFTKLGMQGVALLQASGDFGVAPNPSSTDSGCLKDGTVFNVEFPNLCPYITSVGGTQIEPGKTVHDPEGAYHVPTSDPAITYAGGGGFSNLCTAPDYQKSTLDA